A part of Aspergillus flavus chromosome 1, complete sequence genomic DNA contains:
- a CDS encoding acetyltransferase, GNAT family, protein MALQIVPMTKQDIPEAVECVQTAFADDPYFHWLFDSSEYNIHRNAASLAAHFQYGLNCNTPMYVAKVPISDKHPRSIVGVSWWFSPQPASKSVSWSVWAQDWLLSFRQFLFNVRFGGRGGLNLHRYNMWKEMQRKTHDVVWTDPRGYYFCNVLAVSSEMRGMGLGRKLVEVVTQQADRDGMPCYLESSKGVPNIIIYEKLGFNLVTEIDCVDGNDACKLYCMVRKPKTKA, encoded by the exons TGCGTCCAAACGGCGTTTGCCGACGATCCGTATTTCCACTGGCTATTCGATTCTTCCGAA TACAATATCCACCGGAACGCCGCCTCCCTCGCCGCCCACTTCCAATACGGTCTGAACTGCAACACCCCGATGTACGTCGCCAAGGTCCCTATCAGCGATAAACACCCTCGGTCAATCGTCGGCGTCAGCTGGTGGTTCTCCCCCCAACCGGCCTCCAAGAGCGTATCTTGGTCCGTCTGGGCCCAGGACTGGCTCCTCTCCTTCCGCCAATTCCTCTTCAACGTCCGCTTCGGCGGACGCGGTGGCCTCAACCTCCACCGCTACAACAtgtggaaggagatgcaGCGGAAAACCCACGATGTAGTCTGGACCGACCCGCGCGGGTATTACTTCTGTAATGTCTTGGCTGTGAGCTCGGAAATGCGCGGGATGGGGCTGGGCCGGAAGCTGGTGGAGGTTGTCACGCAGCAGGCGGACCGGGATGGCATGCCATGTTATTTAGAGAGCTCGAAGGGAGTTCCGAATATCATTATATACGAGAAACTGGGTTTTAACTTGGTTACGGAGATTGATTGTGTGGATGGGAATGATGCTTGCAAG CTGTATTGTATGGTTCGGAAGCCGAAGACCAAGGCCTGA
- a CDS encoding monooxygenase: MAISDTPPNCVSVVIIGAGFSGLVVACQLKQQLNCDDFVIYDRGATLGGTWAANTYPGCGVDIPAPFYSLSFAPNAEFSRFFPKQQEVLQYLESVALRYDISGHVVGNTEWISASFEDSTKTWLVKLRDVKSDQENIQESKILVSAVGGLTNPNPFHIDGIERFQGSMIHTARWDHSVSLNDKDVVVIGNGSSATQLVPAIASNVHSVTQFIRSPQHYFPGNDITIPSSWRTTFRRLPALLRFVRLLIFLYLETSSFQFDLTKTGERMREEAREKSCRYIEQYAPEEYWDLLMPTADIGCKRRVFDHDGYISCLNRDNVHLTNDPIIALREHSVLTQSGKTYPADVIVLANGFSLTQFDAELRGRHGHSRKGHWQEFGYIEAYNSVAMSGLPNFFYMMGPNSGRGHTSIIYSLESYANLIIRVIKPVISRHALTVEPKVSSERAYNDQLHTALEKTVLTNACRSWYIDERTGRNWVIYPWSSFYMWYTTHVAGLGDWIYELPKKRRDRFSDTHYGINYADTPSFLFTYSLIG, translated from the exons ATGGCTATTTCAGACACTCCACCCAACTGTGTGAGCGTGGTCATCATTGGGGCTGGCTTCTCAGGCTTAGTGGTAGCATGCCAGCTGAAACAGCAGCTGAACTGCGACGACTTTGTTATTTACGATAGGGGAGCCACACTTGGAGGCACCTGGGCTGCCAACACAT ACCCAGGGTGTGGAGTGGACATCCCAGCCCCGTTCTACAGTCTATCCTTCGCCCCTAATGCTGAATTCTCTCGATTCTTTCCGAAACAACAGGAAGTGCTACAATATCTCGAGTCGGTCGCTTTGCGCTATGATATCTCAGGCCATGTAGTGGGAAATACCGAATGGATCAGCGCTTCGTTTGAAGACTCGACGAAGACCTGGCTTGTCAAACTCCGAGACGTGAAAAGCGACCAGGAGAACATTCAAGAAAGCAAAATTCTAGTATCAGCAGTCGGAGGTCTGACAAACCCAAACCCGTTCCACATTGACGGCATCGAGCGTTTTCAAGGAAGCATGATTCACACGGCTAGATGGGACCACAGCGTGTCGCTTAACGACAAAGATGTGGTTGTGATAGGGAATGGCT CATCAGCTACTCAGCTAGTACCGGCTATTGCATCCAACGTCCATTCCGTCACGCAGTTTATCCGG TCTCCACAGCACTATTTCCCCGGAAACGATATTACCATTCCATCTTCGTGGAGGACGACTTTTCGTCGTCTTCCTGCCCTGCTTCGCTTCGTCCGGCTCTTGATATTTCTATACCTCGAGACCTCTTCATTCCAATTTGATCTCACCAAGACAGGTGAGCGAATGAGGGAAGAGGCCCGCGAAAAGAGTTGTCGATATATCGAGCAATATGCACCAG AAGAATACTGGGATCTCTTGATGCCTACCGCAGATATCGGATGCAAG AGACGCGTTTTCGATCACGACGGCTACATTTCCTGTTTGAACCGGGACAATGTACACTTGACCAACGACCCGATTATCGCTCTCAGAGAGCATTCGGTGCTCACTCAGTCCGGAAAAACATATCCTGCAGATGTGATT GTATTGGCAAACGGCTTTTCGTTGACACAGTTCGACGCCGAACTGCGAGGACGCCATGGTCACAGTAGGAAGGGCCACTGGCAGGAATTCGGCTATATCGAAGCATACAACTCTGTTGCTATGTCGGGACTTCCTAACTTCTTTTACATGATGGGGCCTAATTCCGGGCGCGGCCATACTTCAATTATTTATTCTCTGGAAAG CTATGCAAATTTGATTATAAGGGTTATAAAACCGGTGATATCAAGACATGCATTAACAGTGGAACCGAAGGTGTCTAGCGAGAGGGCATACAATGATCAACTGCATACGGCCCTAGAAAAGACGGTTCTTACTAATGCGTGCAGAAGC TGGTATATCGATGAGAGAACCGGTCGGAACTGGGTCATATACCCGTGGAGCTCGTTCTATATGTGGTATACGACACATGTGGCTGGTTTAGGGGACTGGATATACGAG CTCCctaagaagaggagggaCAGATTCAGTGATACGCACTACGGCATCAACTATGCTGACACTCCTAGTTTTCTGTTCACTTATTCTCTTATCGGTTGA
- a CDS encoding putative ferulic acid esterase (ferulic acid esterase), which yields MKFLSVILLTTTAGLASAAGSAGCGQPLPPSQNPGGSSYGVNFTLSAGTQRFYRIHIPSNYNVKTPTPLIFSFHGRGKTAESQEKLSQFSNEDWNPDAIAVYPQGLNKEWQGDPHSKDVDDIAFTMEMLDYFQEKFCIDSTRVYAAGKSNGGGFTNLLACDPTASTRIAAFAPVSGAYYQDVSEEACHPTTVPIKCSPGRPSIPILEFHGTADKTIPYGGGGRRGECLPSIPHFVREWSKRLGYGLHNTTKELYDGNVQEYQYGNGDNRGIVTHYRIGGLGHDWPSVRPNSDNPNGTYLDATPIIVKFFKQWVLPGSSEDNQSEAR from the exons ATGAAGTTTCTCTCAGTAATTCTTCTAACCACTACCGCTGGGCTAGCCAGTGCCGCCGGCTCAGCAGGCTGCGGACAACCCTTACCCCCGAGCCAAAACCCCGGGGGATCCAGCTATGGGGTCAACTTCACCCTATCAGCTGGTACTCAGCGATTCTATCGGATCCACATTCCTTCCAACTATAATGTGAAAACACCTACCCCACTTATATTTTCGTTCCATGGACGAGGCAAAACAGCCGAAAGCCAAGAGAAGCTGTCGCAATTCAGCAATGAAGATTGGAATCCAGATGCTATTGCTGTGTACCCGCAGGGGCTCAAC AAAGAATGGCAAGGAGACCCACACTCGAAAGATGTCGATGATATAGCATTCACCATGGAAATGCTCGACTACTTCCAGGAAAAGTTCTGCATCGATTCCACACGTGTATACGCAGCAGGCAAGTCCAATGGAGGGGGATTTACGAACCTCCTTGCCTGTGATCCAACGGCATCCACCCGAATTGCAGCCTTTGCTCCAGTCTCGGGTGCCTATTATCAGGATGTTTCTGAAGAGGCCTGTCACCCTACTACGGTGCCCATCAAGTGTTCTCCCGGTCGCCCTTCAATTCCTATTCTTGAATTTCATGGTACGGCCGATAAGACTATTCCTTACGGGGGAGGTGGCCGGCGCGGCGAATGTCTTCCTTCTATTCCGCACTTTGTTCGTGAATGGTCGAAGCGACTGGGGTACGGACTCCACAATACGACTAAAGAGTTGTATGATGGTAATGTGCAGGAGTATCAGTATGGAAATGGTGATAATCGTGGGATTGTTACTCATTACCGGATTGGTGGGTTGGGACATGACTGGCCTAGTGTGCGGCCAAATAGCGATAATCCTAATGGGACGTATCTGGATGCAACGCCGATTATCGTCAAGTTTTTCAAGCAGTGGGTATTGCCTGGGTCCTCCGAGGATAACCAGAGCGAGGCGAGATAG